From Bacteroidales bacterium, one genomic window encodes:
- the porU gene encoding type IX secretion system sortase PorU, producing MKYLIILIFHLLIFLNSHIVTGQEFLVPITIQWNQPVEVRVSETNHYKYLSFIDAKYDHSEHLTPYFQKRIRLEGQPLAVEVGLINPVFVQLSNEELRWLSTIPLHQEEISVQADLAISRGETFAVVGFSPFRINPVSGKVEKLVSGELILKSNGFHETGMAKTSFVDQSVLANGNWFKIKIDKTGLFKVTYAQLAEMGMNVSGLSSSNIRVYGNGGGMLPEKNSTSRFVDLQETSIAVMDGGDGSFNQGDYLVFYGIGPDVWKFDPQTMRFFHEKHVYSDYSYYYVTADLGPGKRITPAQSTTETHNYISTTFNDYQFHELDQVNLIKSGREWYGEIFDLITSYNYAFNFPNLKTDAQQHFRFRAIAKSVLSSTFAATITGIEPLILTINGTPDNPEGQYARDGIGEMNFLAGSDNVNINIKYNKTAGSATGWLDYLELNVVRNSAFSGGQMAFRDLLSFGSNKVTEFRLNNANAGVTIWEITDPHNIKQVQAALSGNTMSFKLPTEELKEFIASDGTTLYDVQTVGKVPNQNLHGLSDIEYVIVSHPDFLEQANRLAEFHRSYSNLETIVVTPEQVYNEFSSGAQDITAIRDFMKLLYERGDSGIKPRYLLLFGDASYDFKVRLNDNTNYVPTFQSSNSLHYVNSYATDDYFGYLDPNEGTGANDMLDIGIGRFVVRTPDEAKMAVDKVIHYATSPSKFGNWRNVVTFVADDENQNAHLNQAEQLAVFVDTTYRNYNVDKIYIDSYLQESTTGGQRYPAVNKAINSRLDKGTLIMNYTGHGGELGWAHERILEVADINSWTNYDKLSIFITATCEFARYDDPGRISAGEYVFLNPIGGGIALFTTARLTFGSSNLSLNRGIYKYAFERNDGNPYALGDLIRLAKGESSGGPNDKKFLLIGDPALQMAYSYYNVETTAINQNETFESSAPDTLRALSLVTVAGRITDEFKSVVSDFNGVLHATVFDKESEVFTLGQDPGSSTRSFMLRRNTLFNGRTQVVDGNFSFSFMVPKDIAYEFGPGKISFFADNESVCASGFYQNIIIGGFDNTSQIDITGPDIDLFMNDETFRNGDVTNENPVLLARVYDDSGINAVGNSIGHDITAVLNGDAENPFILNDFYEADFGGFRYGTVLFPFTNLPSGTHELKFKIWDVFNNSSEAMLTFRVINQNELAIESLKNYPNPFHDETYFTFNHNKANSELDVSIEIYDLSGRQVAVIQQYKTSTAFSYDPLRWDGTNATGQLLESGMYLYRVHVTDQQGRSSSDVKKLIITR from the coding sequence CAATGGAATCAGCCGGTTGAAGTGCGTGTTTCAGAAACTAACCATTACAAGTACCTCAGTTTTATTGATGCAAAATATGATCATAGTGAACACCTGACCCCCTATTTTCAAAAGCGCATTCGCCTGGAGGGGCAGCCCCTGGCTGTTGAAGTTGGTTTGATCAACCCAGTTTTTGTTCAGCTAAGCAACGAAGAACTGCGCTGGCTCAGCACGATACCTTTGCATCAGGAAGAGATTTCTGTTCAGGCCGATTTAGCAATATCCCGTGGCGAGACCTTTGCTGTTGTTGGCTTTTCGCCATTCAGAATCAATCCGGTTTCAGGAAAAGTTGAAAAACTGGTTTCAGGAGAACTTATATTGAAATCCAATGGATTTCATGAAACAGGAATGGCAAAAACAAGTTTTGTTGATCAATCGGTGCTTGCCAACGGAAACTGGTTCAAAATCAAAATTGATAAGACAGGACTTTTTAAAGTTACTTATGCTCAACTTGCTGAAATGGGAATGAATGTTTCGGGGTTGAGCTCTTCCAATATCCGTGTTTATGGGAATGGTGGCGGAATGTTACCAGAGAAAAATTCCACTTCCCGGTTTGTCGATCTCCAGGAAACTTCGATCGCTGTGATGGATGGTGGCGACGGATCTTTTAACCAGGGAGATTACCTGGTGTTCTATGGGATCGGGCCGGATGTCTGGAAATTTGACCCCCAAACAATGAGGTTTTTTCATGAAAAGCATGTTTATTCAGATTACTCATATTATTACGTCACTGCTGATTTAGGCCCCGGGAAGAGGATAACACCTGCTCAATCCACTACCGAGACGCACAATTACATTTCAACAACTTTCAACGATTATCAGTTTCACGAGTTAGACCAGGTCAATCTGATCAAATCAGGGAGGGAATGGTATGGTGAGATCTTCGATCTGATTACAAGCTACAACTACGCTTTTAACTTTCCAAACCTAAAAACCGACGCTCAGCAACATTTCAGGTTCAGGGCTATTGCCAAATCAGTCCTTTCGAGCACATTCGCTGCAACGATCACCGGTATTGAACCCCTCATCCTTACCATCAATGGCACACCGGATAATCCTGAAGGCCAGTATGCCCGCGATGGAATTGGTGAAATGAACTTTTTAGCGGGCAGCGACAATGTTAACATTAACATTAAATACAATAAAACGGCAGGCAGCGCAACAGGTTGGCTTGATTATCTCGAGCTGAATGTTGTGCGCAACTCCGCTTTCTCCGGTGGACAGATGGCTTTCAGAGATTTGCTTTCCTTTGGGAGCAATAAGGTAACTGAATTCCGGCTGAACAATGCAAATGCCGGGGTAACCATATGGGAGATAACCGACCCGCATAACATCAAACAAGTGCAGGCTGCATTATCAGGTAACACAATGAGCTTTAAACTTCCAACGGAAGAACTCAAAGAGTTTATAGCTTCTGATGGCACCACTCTATATGATGTGCAAACTGTAGGTAAGGTGCCCAACCAAAATCTTCATGGCTTGTCAGACATAGAATATGTCATTGTTTCACATCCCGATTTCCTTGAACAAGCCAATCGCCTTGCTGAATTTCACAGGTCTTATTCCAACCTCGAAACGATTGTGGTAACACCCGAACAGGTTTACAACGAGTTTTCTTCCGGAGCTCAGGACATTACCGCCATCAGGGATTTTATGAAGTTACTTTATGAGCGGGGTGATTCTGGAATAAAACCGCGCTATCTTTTGCTTTTCGGCGATGCTTCCTACGATTTCAAAGTGCGGTTAAACGATAACACGAATTATGTGCCTACCTTCCAGTCATCTAACTCTTTACATTATGTCAATTCATATGCTACGGATGATTATTTCGGGTACCTCGACCCCAATGAGGGAACCGGTGCTAACGACATGCTCGACATTGGCATTGGCCGCTTTGTGGTGAGAACGCCGGATGAAGCCAAAATGGCCGTGGATAAAGTGATTCACTATGCTACATCTCCTTCAAAATTTGGAAACTGGCGTAATGTTGTAACTTTTGTTGCTGATGATGAAAATCAAAATGCCCACCTGAACCAGGCAGAACAACTCGCCGTATTTGTTGACACTACATACAGAAATTACAACGTTGACAAAATCTACATTGACTCTTACCTGCAGGAATCAACCACAGGCGGGCAGCGGTATCCCGCTGTGAACAAAGCCATCAACTCGCGACTGGATAAGGGGACACTGATTATGAATTATACCGGGCACGGGGGTGAGTTAGGATGGGCACACGAACGCATCCTCGAAGTGGCCGACATCAACAGTTGGACAAATTACGACAAGCTTTCCATCTTCATCACTGCTACCTGCGAATTTGCCAGATATGACGACCCGGGAAGAATATCTGCCGGTGAGTATGTATTCCTGAACCCCATAGGAGGCGGTATAGCACTTTTCACTACAGCAAGACTTACATTCGGGTCGTCCAACCTGAGCCTCAACAGGGGAATTTATAAATATGCCTTCGAGCGGAATGACGGAAATCCTTATGCCCTCGGCGACCTCATCAGGCTGGCCAAAGGGGAAAGTTCCGGCGGACCAAATGACAAGAAATTCCTGTTGATCGGCGATCCGGCACTCCAAATGGCTTACTCTTATTATAATGTTGAAACAACAGCAATAAATCAAAATGAGACGTTCGAATCGTCAGCTCCCGACACACTCAGAGCCCTATCCCTGGTGACTGTTGCCGGAAGAATTACTGATGAATTTAAAAGCGTGGTTTCCGACTTTAATGGCGTGCTTCATGCCACCGTTTTCGATAAAGAATCAGAGGTATTTACACTTGGACAAGACCCGGGAAGTTCTACCAGATCATTTATGCTCCGCCGCAATACGCTTTTTAACGGCAGAACACAGGTGGTTGACGGGAATTTTAGTTTCTCTTTTATGGTGCCTAAAGATATCGCTTACGAGTTCGGACCCGGAAAAATCAGCTTTTTCGCTGATAACGAAAGTGTTTGTGCCAGTGGTTTTTATCAAAACATCATTATTGGAGGATTTGACAACACTTCGCAAATTGACATAACAGGCCCTGATATTGACCTTTTTATGAATGATGAAACATTTAGAAACGGAGACGTTACCAACGAAAATCCTGTTCTTTTGGCACGTGTGTACGACGATAGCGGTATTAATGCCGTTGGTAACAGTATCGGCCACGATATTACTGCAGTGTTAAACGGTGATGCTGAAAATCCGTTTATTCTGAACGACTTTTATGAAGCCGATTTCGGTGGGTTTCGCTACGGAACTGTTCTTTTCCCTTTTACCAATCTGCCATCAGGAACACATGAATTAAAGTTCAAAATCTGGGATGTATTCAACAATTCATCCGAAGCGATGCTGACATTCAGGGTGATCAATCAAAATGAACTGGCCATCGAAAGCCTGAAAAACTACCCCAACCCCTTTCATGATGAAACGTATTTCACTTTTAATCACAACAAAGCCAACAGCGAATTGGATGTGAGCATTGAAATCTATGATCTTTCCGGACGACAGGTTGCTGTAATTCAGCAATACAAAACCAGCACAGCATTTAGTTACGACCCTTTGCGCTGGGATGGAACCAACGCCACCGGGCAACTGCTCGAATCCGGAATGTATCTGTATCGGGTTCATGTAACTGACCAGCAAGGAAGAAGTTCGTCCGATGTAAAAAAACTTATCATTACCAGATAA